From the Campylobacter volucris genome, the window AAGTCCTCCAAGCAAGGGAGAGATAATCCAACTTGCAACAATTTTATAAATTCCATTCCAATTTACCATAGAAAAAGCTTCATGTTGATTAAAAAACATAAAACCCATAGCGATACTAGCACCCACTATGCCACCTATAATACTATGAGTAGTAGATACAGGCAATCCTTTTTTACTAGCTATTAAAAGCCAAATCCCTGAACTTAATAATGCTGAAAGCATAATACACACAAAAACCATAGGATCAACACCATTTGGTAAAACTACAATACCGCTTCTTATGGTATTTGTCACAGAACCACCTGCAAAAATAGCTCCGCTTAATTCAAATACAGCAGCGATGATCAAAGCTTGTTTTATCGTAACAGTTTTAGCGCCCACACTTGTTCCAAAGGAATTTGCAACATCATTGCCGCCTATATTAAATGCCATAAAAATCCCAAAAACACTTGCAAGAATAAATAAAATCATAGAATTATTAGGTATATAATTATACCCCCAAACAAAAAAACATAAAACGCTAATTATAAAAATAAAAAACGCTATCATATTGTCCTTATTCAAGTGCTCTCCTTAGGATTATTTTGTTTATCATTTTAGTAAAATTTACTTATTTTTTTCTTTTATTTTTAAAAACTCTAAAGCTGATTTTACAGCTTGGATATAACTTTGTAAATTTATTTTTTTATTTTTATATGCTATGTCATAAGCTGTTCCATGATCAACGCTTGTTCTAATAATGGGCAAATTTAAACTCACATTAATACTTTTTTCAAAATACAAAGCTTTTAATGGAGCTAATGCCACATCATGATACATACTGACTAAATACTTACATTTTTTTAAAGAAGAAGGTATAAAAGCACTATCAGCAACCAAAGGCTCATTGATGAAAATATCTTCTTTAAAATTTAATGCCTTTTCTTTCTCACTAAGTAAAACATCATTACTAAGCTCATTTAAATTTAAGCCATCATCTTTTAAAAAAACATTGGCTATTTTGATAGCTTTTTTTATTTGAATTTCTTCTTCTCCGCCTATAACCCCATCATCACTTGCATGTGGATTAAAACTTAAAACACCTATGGGTTTAAATAATGTGCATTGATAAAATTGTATTAAAAATTTAGCAAGATCTAAAGCATTAATGTACTTATAAACTTCTCTTAAAGCGATATGTTCAGTATATAAAGCTACAAATAATTCTTCACAACCTAACATCATAATAGCATCTTTATCAAAAAAAGCTCTTAAGGCTTCAGTATGGCCTTTGTAGTTAATTTGACTCATTTGCCAAGCTTTTTTATTAATAGGTAAAGTTGTTAAAGCATCTAAATAATTTCTTGTGCATTTACTTGCAGCTTGAAAACTTAAAAATGAATAAGCTCCAACTTTTGCATCAAGCATGCCTGCATTAATAGTAAAATCAATATCCACTTCTTGATCTAACAAAGCAGTGTAAGTATAAATTTTAAAATTTCTTTTTTTTTCTTTAAAGATAAAATTTTCTTGCTCTTTAGAAGAAAACTCTACTAAATTAAATTCATCTTGCAATGTTATATTTAAAAGCTTACTTGCTTTTAAAAATATTTCATAATGAATAAAATAAAAAGGCTCGCAAATTTTTATAAGCTCTTTATGTGCTTGTAGTAAAATTTGCATACTAATGCCATTTAAATCCCCTATGCTAATTGCGACTTTTTTCATCTTTGCATCAAAGCTTTCATTTGTAAAATAGCTTCTTTTAAACCTATAAAAATAGATTTTGCTACTATGCTTTGACCTATGTTTAATTCTTCAATTTCTAAAATATTGACTATATTTTTTATATTTTGATAATTAAGTCCATGACCCGCTGCAACTTTAAGTCCTAATTGCTTTGCAAATTTAGCACTTTCTTTAAGTCTTAAAAGTTCTTCATCTAAAAGTGTTTTTAAATCATTTTTTTCTAAAAGTAAATTAGAGATTGCATAAGAAGTGTGGTTGATGTTAGTATATAAAGCATTATAAATATTTGCATAAAACCCTGTATGAAGCTCTATATAATCAGCATTTAACTCTTTGGATTTTTCTATATCTTTTAAATTTGGATCAATAAATAAAGAAGTTTCAATTTGAGCTTGTTTTAACTTTA encodes:
- the pdxA gene encoding 4-hydroxythreonine-4-phosphate dehydrogenase translates to MKKVAISIGDLNGISMQILLQAHKELIKICEPFYFIHYEIFLKASKLLNITLQDEFNLVEFSSKEQENFIFKEKKRNFKIYTYTALLDQEVDIDFTINAGMLDAKVGAYSFLSFQAASKCTRNYLDALTTLPINKKAWQMSQINYKGHTEALRAFFDKDAIMMLGCEELFVALYTEHIALREVYKYINALDLAKFLIQFYQCTLFKPIGVLSFNPHASDDGVIGGEEEIQIKKAIKIANVFLKDDGLNLNELSNDVLLSEKEKALNFKEDIFINEPLVADSAFIPSSLKKCKYLVSMYHDVALAPLKALYFEKSINVSLNLPIIRTSVDHGTAYDIAYKNKKINLQSYIQAVKSALEFLKIKEKNK
- a CDS encoding pyridoxine 5'-phosphate synthase, which codes for MLLGVNIDHIAVLREARKVNDPDLLEAAFLVSPLCDQITIHVREDCRHANENDLENILKYCKCIVNLECSLDMIEYALKYKPSRVTLVPEKRQELTTEGGLNLNNEKLQEAILKLKQAQIETSLFIDPNLKDIEKSKELNADYIELHTGFYANIYNALYTNINHTSYAISNLLLEKNDLKTLLDEELLRLKESAKFAKQLGLKVAAGHGLNYQNIKNIVNILEIEELNIGQSIVAKSIFIGLKEAILQMKALMQR